From Cellulomonas dongxiuzhuiae, the proteins below share one genomic window:
- the tilS gene encoding tRNA lysidine(34) synthetase TilS, which produces MTGPAPAVAAVRVAVRRALADVAPGRTVLVACSGGADSLALAAGLAWEARAGDTWRAGAVVVDHGLQHGSHDVARDAAATCRALGLDPVRVVRVDVGTAGGPEAAARTARYRALEAVADELDAAAVLLGHTLDDQAETVLLALARGSGERALAGMRPVRGRLRRPLLGLRRADTEAACAAQGLVAWHDPTNGRPAHGPPAALPAVPAADLPLRSRVRTEVLPVLEAVLGPGVAQALARTADALADATDAVDAAAAALLAEALDERAPDARPGDVVLDVAPLADAPAAVRRRALHDAAVRAGCPPGALVRVQVLAVEALVTAWRGQGPVHLPGGRVASRACGRLYLVLPNAGGDEAGDARPRTGTGGPRPADHDDQHDDRE; this is translated from the coding sequence GTGACGGGCCCGGCGCCGGCCGTCGCGGCCGTGCGCGTGGCCGTGCGGCGCGCGCTCGCCGACGTCGCTCCGGGCCGGACGGTGCTCGTGGCGTGCTCGGGCGGCGCGGACTCCCTGGCCCTCGCGGCCGGGCTGGCGTGGGAGGCCCGCGCGGGCGACACGTGGCGCGCCGGGGCGGTCGTCGTCGACCACGGCCTGCAGCACGGCTCGCACGACGTCGCCCGGGACGCCGCCGCCACCTGTCGCGCGCTCGGGCTCGACCCCGTGCGGGTCGTCCGCGTCGACGTCGGGACGGCCGGTGGGCCCGAGGCCGCCGCCCGCACGGCCCGCTACCGCGCGCTCGAGGCCGTCGCCGACGAGCTCGACGCCGCCGCCGTGCTCCTGGGTCACACGCTCGACGACCAGGCCGAGACGGTCCTGCTGGCGCTCGCCCGCGGGTCGGGGGAGCGCGCGCTGGCGGGCATGCGGCCCGTGCGGGGGCGCCTGCGCCGGCCCCTGCTGGGGCTGCGGCGCGCGGACACCGAGGCGGCCTGCGCGGCCCAGGGGCTCGTGGCCTGGCACGACCCCACCAACGGCCGGCCCGCCCACGGCCCGCCCGCCGCCCTGCCCGCCGTGCCCGCCGCGGACCTGCCGCTGCGCAGCCGCGTCCGCACCGAGGTGCTGCCGGTGCTCGAGGCGGTCCTCGGGCCGGGCGTCGCGCAGGCGCTGGCGCGCACGGCCGACGCGCTCGCGGACGCGACCGACGCGGTCGACGCCGCGGCCGCCGCCCTCCTCGCGGAGGCCCTCGACGAGCGCGCGCCCGACGCTCGCCCCGGGGACGTCGTGCTCGACGTCGCGCCGCTCGCGGACGCCCCCGCCGCCGTCCGACGACGTGCGCTGCACGACGCCGCGGTGCGCGCCGGATGCCCGCCCGGTGCGCTCGTGCGCGTCCAGGTGCTGGCCGTCGAGGCGCTGGTGACCGCGTGGCGCGGGCAGGGCCCCGTCCACCTGCCCGGCGGCCGGGTCGCGTCACGTGCGTGTGGCAGGCTCTACCTCGTCCTGCCGAACGCGGGCGGCGACGAGGCGGGTGACGCCCGCCCACGCACGGGGACCGGCGGGCCGCGGCCCGCGGATCACGACGACCAGCACGACGACCGGGAGTGA
- the hpt gene encoding hypoxanthine phosphoribosyltransferase codes for MDAADMGDDLERVLLTEEQLHARLDEMAAQIDADYAGERLLLVGVLKGAVMVMADLARRLHGDVSMDWMAVSSYGSGTKSSGVVRILKDLDSDLTGRHVLIVEDIIDSGLTLSWLLSNLRSRGPATVEIATMLRKPEAAKVEVPVRYVGFDIPTEFVVGYGLDYDERYRNLPFVGTLAPHVYQS; via the coding sequence GTGGACGCGGCGGACATGGGTGACGACCTCGAGCGGGTGCTCCTCACGGAGGAGCAGCTGCACGCGCGCCTCGACGAGATGGCGGCGCAGATCGACGCGGACTACGCGGGTGAGCGGCTGCTGCTCGTCGGCGTGCTCAAGGGCGCCGTGATGGTGATGGCCGACCTCGCGCGCCGCCTGCACGGCGACGTGTCGATGGACTGGATGGCGGTGTCGTCCTACGGGTCGGGCACCAAGTCGTCGGGTGTCGTGCGCATCCTCAAGGACCTCGACTCCGACCTCACGGGCCGTCACGTGCTCATCGTCGAGGACATCATCGACTCGGGCCTGACGCTGTCGTGGCTGCTGTCCAACCTGCGTTCGCGCGGACCGGCGACGGTCGAGATCGCGACGATGCTCCGCAAGCCCGAGGCGGCGAAGGTCGAGGTGCCGGTGCGGTACGTCGGGTTCGACATCCCGACGGAGTTCGTCGTCGGGTACGGCCTGGACTACGACGAGCGGTACCGCAACCTGCCGTTCGTCGGGACGCTCGCGCCGCACGTCTACCAGTCCTGA
- a CDS encoding zinc-dependent metalloprotease, giving the protein MQPTAPGPVDWRAAARLAGRVAAPGPVADRATLVELVTDLRLAAAVAARHVAGATGLTPADGRDPAHISRVLVVDRPRWAAANAEMFAVMAAPLATRRDGTPVEVPDAARLAAAAQVGGVLALLSGKVIGQYDPFTAEPGQPGRLLLVAPNVLATERQLGVDGHDFRLWVALHEQTHALQFAAAPWLAAHLRARSAELLSDLADLAPGADHERLGLPRLDDVLGALVRAVTDGDGGVLALLTPRQREVFDEVGAVMALLEGHADVMMDEVGPRVVPTVRAIRRAFERRRDAAASAKGVDRLLRRVLGMDLKLAQYRDGAAFVRAVRGRVGLDGFNAVWSGPQALPTAAEISDPVAWVRRVHG; this is encoded by the coding sequence GTGCAGCCCACCGCCCCCGGCCCCGTCGACTGGCGCGCGGCCGCGCGCCTGGCCGGTCGGGTCGCCGCCCCCGGCCCGGTCGCCGACCGGGCGACCCTCGTCGAGCTCGTGACGGACCTGCGGCTGGCGGCCGCGGTCGCGGCCCGGCACGTCGCCGGCGCGACCGGTCTGACGCCCGCCGACGGGCGCGACCCCGCCCACATCTCGCGCGTCCTCGTCGTGGACCGGCCCCGCTGGGCGGCCGCGAACGCCGAGATGTTCGCCGTCATGGCGGCGCCCCTGGCGACGCGCCGCGACGGCACCCCGGTCGAGGTGCCCGACGCGGCCCGGCTGGCCGCCGCCGCGCAGGTCGGCGGCGTCCTCGCCCTGCTGTCCGGGAAGGTCATCGGGCAGTACGACCCGTTCACGGCCGAGCCCGGGCAGCCGGGGCGTCTGCTGCTGGTCGCTCCCAACGTGCTGGCCACCGAGCGTCAGCTCGGCGTCGACGGGCACGACTTCCGCCTGTGGGTGGCGCTGCACGAGCAGACGCACGCCCTGCAGTTCGCGGCCGCGCCCTGGCTCGCCGCCCACCTGCGCGCACGCTCGGCGGAGCTGCTGTCCGACCTGGCGGACCTCGCGCCCGGCGCCGACCACGAGCGCCTCGGCCTGCCCCGGCTCGACGACGTCCTCGGCGCGCTCGTGCGGGCCGTCACGGACGGTGACGGCGGCGTCCTGGCGCTGCTCACGCCGCGGCAGCGCGAGGTGTTCGACGAGGTCGGCGCCGTCATGGCCCTGCTCGAGGGGCACGCCGACGTGATGATGGACGAGGTCGGCCCGCGCGTCGTGCCGACCGTGCGGGCCATCCGGCGCGCGTTCGAGCGGCGACGCGACGCCGCGGCGAGCGCCAAGGGCGTGGACCGCCTGCTGCGGCGCGTGCTGGGCATGGACCTCAAGCTCGCGCAGTACCGCGACGGTGCGGCGTTCGTCCGGGCCGTGCGGGGACGCGTGGGTCTCGACGGCTTCAACGCGGTGTGGAGCGGCCCGCAGGCGCTGCCCACCGCCGCCGAGATCAGCGACCCGGTGGCGTGGGTCCGCCGGGTGCACGGATGA